Proteins encoded within one genomic window of Columba livia isolate bColLiv1 breed racing homer chromosome 1, bColLiv1.pat.W.v2, whole genome shotgun sequence:
- the TASL gene encoding TLR adapter interacting with SLC15A4 on the lysosome, with protein MLSEGYLYGIAYLCEDLNPELYSKSSTEEVVYEMRSISFSSMDDAQGKSLLQRCRSAGKCLSSACARGSKHSRKQKDNPLQPTQHPVPADQPSPAVNACEGMTRKDTYLVPSSCKSICKNYNDLHIAGDCVVPISSVTTGFTCDSGIGPFLESSEIPPPMESVRVPPSSDTIRKPAQGYSSCWRLASLVPHQQPLSDSALNDYLEQKLVELYKQYIMDSVANRASPTQILASELIMTNVDQISMKISRERNMETTKAKDIVISRFLQIASGKISSEMSTPSLHISQYSHTNA; from the coding sequence ATGCTGTCAGAAGGTTACCTTTATGGAATTGCCTACCTTTGTGAAGACCTGAACCCTGAGCTCTACAGCAAGAGTTCAACTGAGGAAGTAGTGTATGAAATGAGGTCCATTAGTTTTTCTTCCATGGACGATGCACAAGGAAAAAGCCTCCTTCAGAGGTGCAGATCTGCGGGCAAGTGCCTCTCCTCAGCCTGCGCTAGAGGCAGCAagcacagcagaaagcagaaggatAATCCCTTGCAGCCCACACAGCACCCTGTGCCTGCGGACCAGCCATCTCCAGCTGTGAATGCCTGTGAAGGAATGACAAGAAAAGACACATACCTGGTTCCATCTTCCTGCAAAAGCATTTGCAAGAACTACAATGATTTGCACATAGCCGGAGACTGCGTGGTGCCAATTAGCTCAGTCACGACAGGCTTTACCTGCGACAGCGGCATAGGCCCCTTCTTGGAGTCCTCAGAGATTCCTCCCCCCATGGAGTCCGTGAGGGTCCCCCCCTCCAGCGACACCATCCGCAAGCCCGCCCAGGGCTACTCCTCATGCTGGCGGCTGGCAAGCTTGGTGCCCCACCAGCAGCCCCTCTCCGACTCAGCCCTGAATGACTACCTGGAACAGAAGCTGGTGGAACTGTATAAGCAGTACATCATGGATAGCGTCGCCAACAGGGCATCCCCCACTCAGATCCTGGCCTCGGAGCTTATCATGACTAATGTAGATCAAATCAGCATGAAGATATCACGGGAGAGGAATATGGAGACCACCAAGGCCAAAGACATTGTCATCAGCCGCTTCTTACAAATAGCCAGtggaaaaatatcttcagaaatGAGCACACCTAGTCTGCATATTTCCCAGTATAGCCACACTAATGCATAA